In Kaistella sp. 97-N-M2, the sequence GATACTTTATCAAATTGATTTTCAGGAAATAAACCCATTCTTGCCGAATAAATTTTCTGATCTTATTCCGCAAGTAAAAGACTATCTGGAAAAAATATTCGCCCTCGGCATTAAAAAGTTGCTGGTTCCAAATATCACGTTGCATGAAACGCTGGATCAGATGGATTTCCCCCTCGAAGTTTATCACCCAGTTTCTCTAACTTTGAATTATTTACAGGAAAAAAATGTCTCGAAAGCTTTCCTCTTTGGAACTTCCTACACGATGAATTCTGATTATCTGCGAAGGAATTTTGATGATAAAGATGTCACGCTGCTAAAGCCTTCCAACGAAGATCAAGAGTGGATCGACCATTTTAGAACAATGGTTTACGAAGGTAACGTTGCAACCTCCGATAGTGAAAGATTTCACGAAACAATAAAGAAATATGCCGCAAGTAATCCGGTCCTCATCGCCTGTACGGAACTTTCTTTACATGCTCGGAAGAATGACGATTCCTGCATCGACATGGCAGAATTGCAGATCGAAGCGTTTTTAAAGTAAATGAAGTTTCTCTAATCTCCAAAAACCTGATTCTCCTGTTCCTGAACGCGAATAAACGTTGTTCTTTTGGAAAGTTCCCGCAGTTGCGAAGCACCTACGTAAGTACACGTCGACCGGACGCCGCCCAAAATATCTTTCACCGTCTCGGAAACCGCGCCTTTGTACTTCACTTTCACTGTTTTACCTTCCGATGCCCGATATTCGGCAACGCCGCCGGAATGTTTATCCATGGCTGTTTGCGAACTCATGCCATAGAAAAGACGGAATCTTTTACCGTTTTCCTCCACCATTTCGCCACCGCTTTCATCGTGTCCCGCAAACATTCCGCCCAGCATCACAAAATCGGCGCCGCCGCCAAAGGCTTTTGCGACATCGCCCGGAATTTTACATCCGCCATCGGAAATTATATGTCCACCAAGACCGTGCGCCGCATCAGCACATTCGATAATCGCAGAAAGTTGCGGATAACCGACACCCGTTTTTAAGCGCGTCGTGCAGACCGAACCCGGCCCAATGCCGACTTTAATGATGTCGGCACCGGCTAAAATCAGTTCTTCCACCATTTCACCGGTCACTACATTTCCGGCGATGATGGTTTTATCCGGATAAATTTTTCTGATTTTCTTCACGAAATCCACAAAATGTTCGGAATAGCCATTCGCCACGTCGATGCACAAAAAGTTAATCTTTGGATGCGCCGCGACGATTTTCTGAATTTTTTCTTCGTCTGTTTTACCAATTCCCGTACTCAAAGCGATATACTCGTAAATGGAATCGGGCTGATCAGTCAAAAACGACGTCCATTCTTCCAATGCGTAATGTTTGTGAATCGCCGTCAGGATTTTATCTTTTGCCAGAGCTTCCGCCATTTCAAAAGTACCAACGGTGTCCATATTCGCAGCAATCACCGGCACACCGCTCCACTTTTTTTTGGAATTGACAAACGTGAAATTTCGTTCCAAACTCACCTGAGACCGCGATTTCAGCGTCGATCTTTTCGGGCGGATCATCACGTCCTTAAATCCAAGTTTGATTTCGTTTTCTATGCGCATTTTAGAAGTTAGTTTAAGATTGAGATATTGGTAGTTGTCTTTTGTTGGCAGCTTTTTCCGCCTGGAATTTATACTGAAATTGTCGATGTGTTCCGCTTCGTTTCACAGAAGAAGCTCGATTCAATCCGGGCCGCAAGGTTTCTTTTTAAAATAGTCAGGAATTCATAATTTCCCCCAGATCTTTTAAATAATCATGCGCTGTTAAATCGAATTTTACCGGAACAATAGAAATATATCCTTCTGAAAGTGCGGTTTCATCAGCATCAGCGCCCGTATCCATATTGTTGAAATAACCCGTGAGCCAGTAATATTTTTTACCGTGTGGGTTAATTCTTTCGTCGAAATTTTCTTCCCATTTCGCGTTCGCCTGTCTGCAGACTTTGATGCCTTTAATCTCTTCTTTTAGCAGTTTTGGGATGTTCACATTCAGAACAACGCCCTTTG encodes:
- a CDS encoding GMP reductase, yielding MRIENEIKLGFKDVMIRPKRSTLKSRSQVSLERNFTFVNSKKKWSGVPVIAANMDTVGTFEMAEALAKDKILTAIHKHYALEEWTSFLTDQPDSIYEYIALSTGIGKTDEEKIQKIVAAHPKINFLCIDVANGYSEHFVDFVKKIRKIYPDKTIIAGNVVTGEMVEELILAGADIIKVGIGPGSVCTTRLKTGVGYPQLSAIIECADAAHGLGGHIISDGGCKIPGDVAKAFGGGADFVMLGGMFAGHDESGGEMVEENGKRFRLFYGMSSQTAMDKHSGGVAEYRASEGKTVKVKYKGAVSETVKDILGGVRSTCTYVGASQLRELSKRTTFIRVQEQENQVFGD
- a CDS encoding aspartate/glutamate racemase family protein; amino-acid sequence: MRSKAPIKGVLGLGAVSTQYYLQQIHEKFQHENKEYSTCPLILYQIDFQEINPFLPNKFSDLIPQVKDYLEKIFALGIKKLLVPNITLHETLDQMDFPLEVYHPVSLTLNYLQEKNVSKAFLFGTSYTMNSDYLRRNFDDKDVTLLKPSNEDQEWIDHFRTMVYEGNVATSDSERFHETIKKYAASNPVLIACTELSLHARKNDDSCIDMAELQIEAFLK